In the genome of Nocardioides marmoribigeumensis, one region contains:
- the holA gene encoding DNA polymerase III subunit delta, with product MPAPTATSPSGQALQPLGRVVLVSGPEEFLNERVVTAVRAAVRRADPEAEVSATDGQQLTPGTLGELSAPSLFSTTRCVVVRGVQDVDDSLFDGLVAYAEAPEPDIALVLVHEGGQKGAGLLNRLRKLPGVEEHKSEKPKGNAYLDFVGVEARSHGARIDRDAAEYLVRAVGSDLRGLAAAVQQLADDYPQEQLTTELVRRYYAGRADVKGFDIADLAMAGHPAEALAELRWAMETGGEAPAITGAFAFKVRQLARLKGAPRGQRDADLAREIGAAPFMVRKLRDQLRGWDEDGLATVVRAVATADAAVKGNAADPAYELERLVLAIVRARGAG from the coding sequence ATGCCAGCCCCCACCGCGACCTCACCGTCCGGCCAGGCGCTCCAGCCGCTGGGGCGGGTCGTGCTGGTCAGCGGGCCGGAGGAGTTCCTCAACGAGCGCGTCGTGACCGCCGTCCGCGCGGCGGTCCGCCGGGCCGACCCCGAGGCCGAGGTCAGCGCCACCGACGGGCAGCAGCTGACGCCGGGGACCCTCGGTGAGCTCTCCGCGCCCTCGCTGTTCTCGACCACCAGGTGCGTGGTCGTCCGCGGGGTGCAGGACGTCGACGACTCGCTGTTCGACGGCCTGGTCGCCTACGCCGAGGCCCCCGAGCCCGACATCGCGCTGGTGCTGGTCCACGAGGGCGGGCAGAAGGGCGCGGGCCTGCTCAACCGGCTGCGCAAGCTGCCAGGGGTCGAGGAGCACAAGTCGGAGAAGCCCAAGGGCAACGCCTACCTCGACTTCGTCGGCGTCGAGGCCAGGTCGCACGGCGCTCGGATCGACCGTGACGCGGCGGAGTACCTCGTCCGCGCCGTCGGCTCCGACCTGCGCGGCCTCGCGGCCGCGGTGCAGCAGCTGGCCGACGACTACCCGCAGGAGCAGCTCACCACCGAGCTGGTGAGGCGCTACTACGCCGGCCGGGCCGACGTGAAGGGCTTCGACATCGCCGACCTGGCGATGGCCGGACATCCGGCCGAGGCCCTCGCCGAGCTGCGCTGGGCGATGGAGACCGGGGGCGAGGCGCCGGCGATCACCGGGGCGTTCGCGTTCAAGGTGCGGCAGCTGGCCCGGCTCAAGGGGGCCCCGCGGGGCCAGCGCGACGCCGACCTGGCGCGCGAGATCGGGGCGGCGCCCTTCATGGTCCGCAAGCTGCGCGACCAGCTGCGCGGGTGGGACGAGGACGGCCTGGCGACGGTCGTGCGCGCCGTGGCGACCGCCGACGCCGCGGTCAAGGGCAATGCCGCCGACCCGGCGTACGAGCTCGAGCGCCTCGTGCTCGCCATCGTCCGCGCACGCGGCGCCGGCTGA
- a CDS encoding ComEC/Rec2 family competence protein, with translation MVDSAARGRDLRLLAPATAAWGGALAGGAVAGHVPTGPLVVLLSLGLVGLAVLTRRALPLTRTVAAVLLVAVALALVALLRAAGAVDGPVAALAGARPLAEASGSVRADPRVLHGRFADQVVFPVSVDRVVTRTGTTTARARVLVLAAADLPRPSYGERVRVSGRLAPSDEAGTAALLDARGVTTLARPSWVHRAADRVRAGIRAAARGPDPGSALVPALVDGDDARMPDGLVDDFRTSGLTHLTAVSGANLTLVLAFVLPVARRCGVRARGLLLVGLLCSVCFVLLARPEPSVLRAAVMGAVALVGLGVGGRRLGIRALSASVVLLLAVSPGLAASAGFALSVLATGGILLGAPPLRRTLAAHVPGPVADAVAVPVAAQLACTPLVAVLSAQVSLVAVAANLAAAPLVGPTTVLGLVGGLLATVWTPLGRPAGWVAAWCAQGIVEVAEVSSALPGAALDWATTPASLGLLTVLCLVLLVGLPVVLRRRGAAVGLALLMVVAVLRPMPAGAGWVGRILPGPDWPPRGWVLVACDVGQGDALVLHAGPHRAVVVDAGPEPRLVDRCLGRLGVREVTAVVLTHFHADHVDGLEGVLRGRRVGEIQVTGFAEPAYGAAYVSRLAAARGIPVRVPAYAEVVRAGALTWQVVAPQHLVDDNPNDASLVLLVVTRGLRLLLAGDVEPPSQAPLVRLDGLAPVDVIKVPHHGSAHQDDRLLQGLGASLGLVSVGEDNDYGHPSARTLALLRAAGTQVHRTDLEGDLAVVPGPDGPSVVGRG, from the coding sequence GTGGTCGACTCCGCGGCCCGGGGTCGCGACCTCCGTCTCCTCGCTCCGGCCACCGCGGCATGGGGTGGGGCCCTGGCCGGCGGGGCGGTGGCCGGCCACGTGCCCACGGGGCCGCTGGTCGTCCTCCTGTCGCTCGGGCTCGTGGGGCTCGCGGTGCTCACCCGTCGTGCGCTGCCCCTCACCCGCACCGTCGCGGCCGTGCTGCTCGTCGCCGTCGCGCTGGCGCTCGTCGCCCTGCTGCGGGCCGCGGGCGCGGTCGACGGGCCCGTCGCGGCGCTGGCCGGGGCCCGTCCGCTCGCGGAGGCGTCCGGCTCGGTCCGCGCCGACCCGCGGGTGCTGCACGGTCGCTTCGCCGACCAGGTGGTGTTCCCGGTCTCCGTCGACCGGGTGGTCACGAGGACGGGCACCACCACGGCGCGGGCACGGGTGCTGGTCCTGGCGGCCGCGGACCTGCCGCGGCCGTCGTACGGCGAGCGGGTGCGGGTCTCCGGCCGGCTCGCCCCGAGCGACGAGGCGGGGACCGCGGCCCTGCTCGACGCGCGCGGGGTGACCACCCTCGCCCGGCCCTCGTGGGTGCACCGGGCGGCCGACCGGGTCCGTGCGGGCATCCGCGCGGCCGCCCGCGGGCCCGACCCCGGCTCCGCGCTGGTCCCGGCCCTGGTCGACGGCGACGACGCCCGGATGCCGGACGGGCTCGTCGACGACTTCAGGACCTCGGGGCTGACCCACCTGACCGCGGTGTCGGGGGCCAACCTCACGCTGGTGCTCGCCTTCGTGCTCCCGGTGGCGCGGCGGTGCGGGGTCCGTGCGCGGGGCCTGCTCCTGGTGGGGCTGCTCTGCAGCGTCTGCTTCGTGCTGCTCGCTCGCCCCGAGCCGTCCGTGCTCCGGGCCGCCGTGATGGGAGCGGTCGCCCTGGTGGGCCTGGGCGTCGGCGGCCGGCGCCTCGGGATCCGTGCCCTGTCCGCGTCGGTCGTCCTCCTCCTGGCGGTCTCGCCCGGGCTGGCGGCCTCGGCCGGGTTCGCGCTGTCGGTGCTGGCCACCGGCGGCATCCTCCTGGGTGCCCCGCCGCTGCGGCGCACGCTCGCCGCGCACGTCCCCGGACCGGTCGCGGACGCGGTCGCCGTGCCGGTCGCCGCCCAGCTGGCCTGCACGCCCCTGGTGGCGGTGCTCTCGGCCCAGGTCTCGCTGGTCGCGGTCGCGGCCAACCTGGCGGCCGCGCCGCTCGTGGGCCCCACGACCGTCCTCGGGCTGGTCGGCGGGCTGCTGGCGACGGTCTGGACCCCGCTCGGCCGGCCGGCGGGCTGGGTCGCCGCCTGGTGCGCGCAGGGCATCGTCGAGGTGGCGGAGGTCTCGTCCGCCCTCCCGGGTGCCGCTCTGGACTGGGCGACGACCCCCGCGTCCCTGGGGCTCCTGACGGTCCTGTGCCTGGTCCTGCTGGTCGGCCTCCCGGTGGTGCTGCGGCGGCGCGGGGCCGCCGTGGGGCTCGCCCTGCTCATGGTGGTGGCGGTCCTGCGGCCGATGCCCGCGGGCGCCGGCTGGGTGGGCCGGATCCTGCCGGGACCCGACTGGCCGCCGCGCGGCTGGGTCCTGGTCGCGTGCGACGTCGGGCAGGGCGACGCGCTGGTCCTCCACGCGGGGCCGCACCGGGCGGTGGTGGTCGACGCGGGGCCCGAGCCGCGGCTGGTGGACCGCTGCCTGGGCCGTCTGGGGGTGCGGGAGGTCACCGCCGTCGTCCTCACCCACTTCCATGCCGACCACGTCGACGGGCTCGAGGGGGTGCTGCGGGGCCGGCGGGTGGGGGAGATCCAGGTCACCGGGTTCGCCGAGCCGGCCTACGGCGCCGCCTACGTCTCGCGCCTGGCCGCCGCGCGCGGCATCCCCGTCCGCGTGCCGGCGTACGCCGAGGTGGTGCGCGCCGGTGCGCTCACCTGGCAGGTCGTGGCCCCGCAGCACCTGGTCGACGACAACCCCAACGACGCCTCGCTGGTCCTCCTGGTCGTCACCCGGGGCCTGCGGCTCCTGCTCGCCGGCGACGTCGAACCGCCGTCGCAGGCGCCCCTGGTCAGGCTCGACGGGCTCGCCCCGGTCGACGTCATCAAGGTGCCCCACCACGGCAGCGCCCACCAGGACGACCGGCTGCTGCAGGGCCTGGGCGCGTCGCTCGGGCTGGTGTCGGTGGGGGAGGACAACGACTACGGCCACCCGTCCGCGCGGACCCTGGCGCTGCTCCGCGCCGCCGGCACGCAGGTCCACCGCACCGACCTCGAGGGCGACCTGGCGGTCGTGCCAGGTCCGGACGGTCCGTCGGTCGTGGGCCGTGGCTGA
- the rpsT gene encoding 30S ribosomal protein S20, protein MANIKSQIKRNKQNIVAHERNKSVKSALKTAIRSFREAAESGDATKAKELAAAASRKLDKAASKGVIHKNQAANRKSAIAKKASSL, encoded by the coding sequence GTGGCGAACATCAAGTCCCAGATCAAGCGCAACAAGCAGAACATCGTCGCGCACGAGCGCAACAAGTCGGTCAAGTCCGCGCTCAAGACCGCGATCCGCAGCTTCCGCGAGGCCGCCGAGTCCGGTGACGCCACCAAGGCCAAGGAGCTCGCCGCTGCGGCGAGCCGCAAGCTCGACAAGGCCGCCTCCAAGGGCGTGATCCACAAGAACCAGGCCGCCAACCGCAAGTCGGCGATCGCCAAGAAGGCCTCCTCCCTCTGA
- the lepA gene encoding translation elongation factor 4 yields the protein MPPSKTSAPQPGQTPPAIIRNFCIIAHIDHGKSTLADRMLQLTGVVDERSARAQYLDRMDIERERGITIKSQAVRMPWTVADGEGAGETYVLNMIDTPGHVDFTYEVSRSLEACEAAVLLVDAAQGIEAQTLANLYLALGADLHVVPVLNKIDLPGAEPEKYAAELAGIIGCDPDEVLRVSAKTGEGVSHLLDEIVRQTPAPVGVADAPPRALIFDSVYDTYRGVVTYVRVVDGKLTHRDRIKMMSTGAVHEMLEVGVISPEPVKAGEIGVGEVGYLITGVKEVRQSRVGDTVTSQHNGATEALGGYKHPNPMVFAGLYPIDGDDYPDLREALDKLQLNDAALTYEPETSGALGFGFRIGFLGLLHMEIVRERLEREFNLDLISTTPNVVYDVTMDDGTELVVTNPSEFPSGKVAEVREPVVKATILSPSDYIGTIMELCQGKRGTLQGMDYLSEDRVEMRYTLPLAEIVFDFFDALKSRTKGYASLDYEPVGDQAADLVKVDVLLHGDTVDAFSAIVHRDAAYAYGVALVGKLKELIPRQQFEVPIQAAIGSRVIARETIRAIRKDVLAKCYGGDISRKRKLLEKQKEGKKRMKMVGRVEVPQEAFIAALSTGEGVGKDKR from the coding sequence GTGCCGCCGAGCAAGACTTCCGCGCCCCAGCCTGGGCAGACGCCGCCTGCGATCATCCGCAACTTCTGCATCATCGCGCACATCGACCACGGCAAGTCCACGCTGGCCGACCGCATGCTGCAGCTGACCGGGGTGGTCGACGAGCGCAGCGCCCGCGCGCAGTACCTCGACCGCATGGACATCGAGCGCGAGCGCGGCATCACGATCAAGAGCCAGGCCGTGCGGATGCCGTGGACGGTCGCCGACGGCGAGGGCGCCGGCGAGACCTACGTGCTCAACATGATCGACACCCCGGGGCACGTCGACTTCACCTACGAGGTCTCGCGCTCGCTCGAGGCGTGCGAGGCGGCCGTGCTCCTGGTCGACGCCGCACAGGGCATCGAGGCCCAGACGCTGGCCAACCTCTACCTCGCTCTGGGTGCCGACCTGCACGTCGTCCCGGTGCTCAACAAGATCGACCTGCCCGGCGCCGAGCCGGAGAAGTACGCCGCCGAGCTCGCCGGCATCATCGGCTGCGACCCCGACGAGGTCCTCCGCGTCTCGGCCAAGACCGGCGAGGGCGTCTCGCACCTGCTCGACGAGATCGTGCGCCAGACCCCCGCCCCGGTCGGCGTGGCCGATGCCCCGCCCCGGGCGCTGATCTTCGACTCCGTCTACGACACCTACCGCGGCGTGGTCACCTACGTCCGCGTGGTCGACGGCAAGCTCACCCACCGCGACCGGATCAAGATGATGTCGACCGGCGCGGTGCACGAGATGCTCGAGGTCGGCGTGATCTCGCCCGAGCCGGTCAAGGCCGGCGAGATCGGGGTCGGCGAGGTCGGCTACCTCATCACCGGCGTGAAGGAGGTCCGCCAGTCCCGGGTCGGTGACACGGTGACCTCCCAGCACAACGGCGCCACCGAGGCGCTGGGCGGCTACAAGCACCCCAACCCGATGGTGTTCGCCGGGCTCTACCCGATCGACGGCGACGACTACCCCGACCTGCGCGAGGCGCTGGACAAGCTGCAGCTCAACGACGCGGCGCTGACCTACGAGCCCGAGACCTCGGGCGCGCTCGGCTTCGGGTTCCGCATCGGCTTCCTCGGCCTGCTGCACATGGAGATCGTGCGCGAGCGGCTGGAGCGGGAGTTCAACCTCGACCTGATCTCGACCACGCCCAACGTGGTCTACGACGTGACGATGGACGACGGCACCGAGCTCGTGGTCACCAACCCGAGCGAGTTCCCCTCGGGCAAGGTCGCCGAGGTGCGCGAGCCCGTGGTCAAGGCCACGATCCTGTCGCCGAGCGACTACATCGGCACGATCATGGAGCTCTGCCAGGGCAAGCGCGGGACCCTGCAGGGGATGGACTACCTCTCCGAGGACCGCGTGGAGATGCGCTACACGCTGCCGCTGGCCGAGATCGTCTTCGACTTCTTCGACGCGCTGAAGTCGCGCACCAAGGGCTACGCCTCCCTCGACTACGAGCCGGTCGGCGACCAGGCGGCCGACCTGGTCAAGGTCGACGTCCTGCTGCACGGCGACACCGTCGACGCCTTCAGCGCGATCGTGCACCGCGACGCGGCCTACGCCTACGGCGTCGCGCTGGTCGGCAAGCTCAAGGAGCTCATCCCCAGGCAGCAGTTCGAGGTGCCGATCCAGGCGGCGATCGGCTCCCGGGTGATCGCGCGGGAGACGATCCGCGCGATCCGCAAGGACGTGCTGGCCAAGTGCTACGGCGGCGACATCAGCCGCAAGCGCAAGCTGCTGGAGAAGCAGAAGGAGGGCAAGAAGCGGATGAAGATGGTCGGCCGCGTCGAGGTCCCCCAGGAGGCGTTCATCGCCGCGCTCTCCACCGGCGAGGGCGTCGGCAAGGACAAGCGCTGA
- the leuS gene encoding leucine--tRNA ligase, with the protein MSEQDGRSREQDQRYDVRATQDKWRPVWEKLDPFRAVDDGSKPRRYALTMFPYPSGDLHMGHAEVMALHDVLARHWRQLGYDVMNPIGWDSFGLPAENAAIKRDEHPATYTYANIETQAESFKRYGISFDWSRRLHTSDPEYYRWTQWLFLRFRDRGLAYRKHSPVNWCPNDQTVLANEQVVQGMCERCGAEVTKRELSQWYFKVTDYAQRLLDDMVQLEGSWPERVLAMQRNWIGRSEGAHVAFEVEGRDEPVTVFTTRPDTLYGATFFVVAADAKLASELVTDEQRPALEAYVDEVRKATDIDRLATDRPKTGVFLGVHATNPVNGERLPVWAADYVLADYGTGAVMAVPAHDQRDLDFARTFDLPVRMVVDTGEEDPAQTFVATSGDGTYVSSGPLDGLSDKAAGIRTIVERLEAEGHGKGAVNFRLRDWLLSRQRFWGCPIPIVHCDSCGDVAVPDDQLPVELPDLRGADLKPKGVSPLAAAEDWVNVECPQCGAPAKRDSDTMDTFVDSSWYFLRYCSPHDDTAAFDVDKVRDWMPAEQYVGGVEHAILHLLYSRFFTKVLHDMGLVDFVEPFKALLNQGQVINQGKAMSKSLGNGVNLGEMIDEFGVDAVRLTLVFAGPPEDDIDWADLSPGGSLKFLQRAWRLSGDVTSPAGTDVSTGDTDLRKVTHRTVHEAAQLIESHRFNVMVARVMELVNATRKAIDSGCGPADPAVREAVETVAVLLSLVAPYTAEEMWERLGHEPTVATVPWPVVDEALLVEDTVTAVVQVQGKVRARLEVAPSITAAELEAAALADPGVVRALEGRTVRKVIVREPGLVNVVAG; encoded by the coding sequence ATGAGCGAGCAGGACGGCCGCAGCCGCGAGCAGGACCAGCGCTACGACGTGCGCGCGACCCAGGACAAGTGGCGTCCGGTGTGGGAGAAGCTCGACCCGTTCCGCGCGGTGGACGACGGGTCCAAGCCGCGACGCTACGCGCTCACGATGTTCCCCTACCCCAGCGGCGACCTGCACATGGGTCACGCCGAGGTGATGGCGCTGCACGACGTCCTGGCCCGCCACTGGCGCCAGCTGGGCTACGACGTGATGAACCCGATCGGCTGGGACTCCTTCGGCCTGCCCGCCGAGAACGCCGCGATCAAGCGCGACGAGCACCCCGCGACCTACACCTACGCCAACATCGAGACCCAGGCCGAGTCGTTCAAGCGCTACGGCATCTCCTTCGACTGGTCGCGCCGGCTGCACACCTCCGACCCGGAGTACTACCGCTGGACCCAGTGGCTGTTCCTGCGGTTCCGCGACCGCGGCCTGGCCTACCGCAAGCACAGCCCGGTCAACTGGTGCCCCAACGACCAGACCGTGCTGGCGAACGAGCAGGTCGTGCAGGGCATGTGCGAGCGCTGCGGCGCCGAGGTGACCAAGCGCGAGCTGTCGCAGTGGTACTTCAAGGTCACCGACTACGCCCAGCGCCTGCTCGACGACATGGTGCAGCTCGAGGGCTCCTGGCCCGAGCGCGTGCTGGCGATGCAGCGCAACTGGATCGGTCGCAGCGAGGGCGCACACGTCGCCTTCGAGGTCGAGGGCCGTGACGAGCCGGTCACGGTCTTCACGACGCGGCCGGACACGCTCTACGGCGCGACGTTCTTCGTCGTGGCCGCCGACGCCAAGCTGGCCTCGGAGCTGGTGACCGACGAGCAGCGCCCGGCGCTGGAGGCGTACGTCGACGAGGTGCGCAAGGCGACCGACATCGACCGCCTGGCCACCGACCGGCCCAAGACCGGCGTCTTCCTGGGCGTCCACGCGACCAACCCGGTCAACGGTGAGCGGCTGCCGGTGTGGGCGGCCGACTACGTGCTGGCCGACTACGGCACGGGCGCGGTGATGGCCGTGCCGGCCCACGACCAGCGCGACCTGGACTTCGCCAGGACCTTCGACCTGCCGGTGCGCATGGTCGTCGACACCGGCGAGGAGGACCCGGCCCAGACGTTCGTGGCGACCTCCGGTGACGGCACCTACGTCAGCTCGGGTCCCCTGGACGGGCTGAGCGACAAGGCAGCCGGCATCCGCACGATCGTGGAGCGGCTGGAGGCCGAGGGCCACGGCAAGGGCGCGGTCAACTTCCGCCTGCGCGACTGGCTGCTCTCGCGCCAGCGCTTCTGGGGCTGCCCGATCCCGATCGTGCACTGCGACTCCTGCGGCGACGTCGCCGTCCCGGACGACCAGCTCCCGGTCGAGCTGCCGGACCTGCGCGGCGCCGACCTCAAGCCCAAGGGCGTCTCCCCGCTGGCCGCGGCCGAGGACTGGGTGAACGTCGAGTGCCCGCAGTGCGGTGCCCCCGCCAAGCGCGACAGCGACACGATGGACACCTTCGTGGACTCGTCGTGGTACTTCCTGCGCTACTGCTCCCCGCACGACGACACCGCGGCGTTCGACGTCGACAAGGTGCGCGACTGGATGCCCGCCGAGCAGTACGTCGGCGGCGTCGAGCACGCGATCCTGCACCTGCTCTACAGCCGGTTCTTCACCAAGGTCCTGCACGACATGGGCCTGGTCGACTTCGTCGAGCCGTTCAAGGCGCTGCTCAACCAGGGCCAGGTGATCAACCAGGGCAAGGCGATGAGCAAGTCGCTGGGCAACGGCGTCAACCTGGGCGAGATGATCGACGAGTTCGGCGTCGACGCCGTGCGGCTCACCCTGGTGTTCGCCGGCCCGCCCGAGGACGACATCGACTGGGCCGACCTGTCGCCCGGCGGCTCGCTGAAGTTCCTGCAGCGCGCGTGGCGCCTGAGCGGCGACGTGACCAGCCCGGCGGGCACCGACGTCTCCACCGGTGACACCGACCTGCGCAAGGTCACCCACCGCACCGTGCACGAGGCCGCCCAGCTGATCGAGTCCCACCGCTTCAACGTGATGGTGGCCCGGGTGATGGAGCTGGTCAACGCCACCCGCAAGGCGATCGACTCGGGCTGCGGCCCGGCCGACCCGGCCGTGCGGGAGGCGGTCGAGACCGTCGCGGTCCTGCTGAGCCTCGTCGCGCCGTACACCGCGGAGGAGATGTGGGAGCGGCTGGGCCACGAGCCGACCGTCGCGACGGTGCCGTGGCCGGTCGTCGACGAGGCCCTGCTCGTCGAGGACACGGTGACCGCCGTCGTCCAGGTGCAGGGCAAGGTCCGTGCACGGCTGGAGGTCGCCCCGTCGATCACTGCGGCCGAGCTCGAGGCGGCCGCGCTGGCCGACCCCGGCGTCGTGCGGGCGCTCGAGGGCAGGACGGTCCGCAAGGTGATCGTGCGCGAGCCCGGTCTCGTCAACGTCGTCGCCGGCTGA
- a CDS encoding DegV family protein has translation MSVAVVTDSTAGLTPEEAEKAGVTVVPLQLVIAGASYDDGVDPEATPEHLAEALREFRPVSTSRPSPQVVLETYEDLAETGVEAIVSVHLSSQLSATYESAQLATRRCSIPVVPVDTRQIGAATGYAALAAARAAALGAPVEEVAEVARRQAERITSLFYVDTLEYLRRGGRVGAVGALVGSALAVKPILQVEDGRIVTLEKVRTSVRAIARLEELAMKAAHGEAVDAVDVTVCHLANPEGAERLAAGLSARLGSLLHGEDVAVQEVGAVLGAHVGPGLLGVVVAPRL, from the coding sequence GTGTCCGTCGCGGTCGTCACCGACAGCACCGCCGGCCTCACGCCCGAGGAGGCGGAGAAGGCCGGCGTCACGGTGGTGCCCCTGCAGCTGGTGATCGCCGGCGCGTCGTACGACGACGGGGTCGACCCCGAGGCCACTCCGGAGCACCTCGCCGAGGCGTTGCGGGAGTTCAGGCCGGTCAGCACCTCACGGCCCTCGCCGCAGGTGGTGCTGGAGACCTACGAGGACCTCGCCGAGACCGGGGTCGAGGCCATCGTCTCGGTGCACCTGAGCAGCCAGCTGAGCGCGACCTACGAGTCCGCGCAGCTCGCCACGCGCCGGTGCTCGATCCCCGTCGTCCCGGTCGACACGCGACAGATCGGCGCCGCGACGGGCTACGCCGCCCTCGCAGCGGCCCGGGCGGCGGCGCTCGGCGCACCGGTCGAGGAGGTCGCCGAGGTCGCGCGCCGCCAGGCCGAGCGGATCACCTCGCTGTTCTACGTCGACACCCTGGAGTACCTCCGCCGCGGTGGCCGGGTCGGGGCCGTCGGCGCGCTCGTCGGCTCGGCCCTGGCGGTCAAGCCGATCCTCCAGGTCGAGGACGGGCGCATCGTGACGCTGGAGAAGGTGCGCACGTCGGTGCGGGCGATCGCCCGCCTCGAGGAGCTCGCCATGAAGGCCGCCCACGGGGAGGCGGTCGACGCCGTCGACGTGACCGTGTGCCACCTCGCCAACCCCGAGGGGGCCGAGCGCCTCGCGGCTGGTCTCTCGGCCCGTCTGGGCAGCCTGCTGCACGGCGAGGACGTCGCCGTGCAGGAGGTCGGAGCGGTGCTCGGCGCCCACGTGGGCCCTGGCCTGCTCGGCGTCGTCGTCGCACCCCGGCTCTGA
- a CDS encoding helix-hairpin-helix domain-containing protein, with amino-acid sequence MRTRDRDEDWIEELGRRRLEALIAELTPSGEPPPPSAPSSPLPSPSPLPPPSPLPASRGSSPDRPAAEPALEPGRPVDVTVLEEPPGRHARRALAPSGRVRGWLADRLPEVTGRQALQQGHVGVLALVLATALVLGGWAWMRSSSGAPAPVAAPVVTSSGASPAATGSPALLNPSSGTPGAPGAAGASPATEVVVHVAGKVRRPGIVVLPVGSRVVDAVRRAGGFAAGVGPRSASLNLARVLVDGEQIVVGAAASPAAGPVLAPTDGASAGPLVSLNTADQTALESLPGVGPVTATAILQWRSEHGPFTAVEELLEVSGIGEATLAEIEPHVTL; translated from the coding sequence ATGCGCACCCGTGACCGCGACGAGGACTGGATCGAGGAGCTCGGCCGGCGCCGGCTCGAGGCCCTGATCGCCGAGCTGACGCCGTCCGGCGAGCCCCCGCCGCCCTCGGCTCCTTCATCGCCGCTGCCGTCGCCCTCGCCGCTGCCGCCGCCCTCGCCGCTGCCGGCGTCCCGCGGCTCCTCGCCGGACCGGCCCGCGGCGGAGCCGGCCCTCGAGCCCGGGCGCCCGGTGGACGTGACCGTCCTCGAGGAGCCGCCGGGTCGGCACGCCCGCCGCGCCCTCGCGCCGAGCGGCCGCGTCCGCGGCTGGCTCGCCGACCGCCTGCCGGAGGTCACGGGCAGGCAGGCGCTCCAGCAGGGCCACGTCGGGGTCCTCGCGCTGGTCCTGGCGACGGCGCTCGTGCTGGGTGGCTGGGCCTGGATGCGCTCGTCGTCGGGCGCGCCGGCCCCGGTCGCCGCCCCGGTCGTGACCTCGTCGGGAGCGTCGCCCGCCGCCACCGGGTCGCCTGCGCTCCTGAACCCGTCCTCGGGCACGCCGGGTGCCCCAGGTGCCGCGGGTGCCTCGCCCGCGACCGAGGTCGTCGTGCACGTGGCCGGCAAGGTGCGGCGCCCCGGCATCGTGGTGCTCCCGGTCGGCTCGCGCGTCGTGGACGCCGTGCGGAGGGCGGGCGGCTTCGCCGCGGGCGTGGGTCCGCGGAGCGCGTCGCTCAACCTCGCGCGGGTCCTGGTCGACGGCGAGCAGATCGTCGTCGGTGCTGCCGCCTCCCCCGCCGCGGGCCCGGTCCTCGCGCCGACCGACGGGGCCTCCGCGGGCCCCTTGGTCAGCCTCAACACCGCCGACCAGACCGCGCTCGAGTCGCTGCCGGGCGTCGGTCCGGTGACGGCCACCGCGATCCTCCAGTGGCGCAGCGAGCACGGGCCGTTCACCGCCGTGGAGGAGCTGCTGGAGGTCTCCGGCATCGGCGAGGCAACCCTCGCCGAGATCGAGCCCCACGTCACGCTCTGA